Below is a window of Solanum stenotomum isolate F172 chromosome 7, ASM1918654v1, whole genome shotgun sequence DNA.
GCCAATTCTTGGACCGGCGCCTGTTGACCAGACTCGAGATAGTTGATGGCCAAGTTGATATGATCTTGATGATTTCTTGGAATTGATCCTTTCTAGTATAGCAGTCTTTGGCACTTCTGTTCTCGGGCTGTGAAGGCCGCCTGAGAGCGTTCTCTGGTAGCAGCTAGTTGCAGCTTGTGGTGATCCAATtgattctttcttctcttctttcacTGCTTGTGGAGGAGTTGAAAGTTTTGGCGGACGTTTGTCAACAGATTTTACATTTACATTTACATCTCCGGAGGTGTCATAGTCTTCATTTGCCTTTTTTATCTGATGACAGATCACAAAGATGCAGATTATTTAGATTAGAACTTGGTGAATACTCACAAGTCAATTCTGATCCAAAGCAGACAGTATGGTAAAAGGCCTAGGGGCCTAGTAAGCATTGCCTCCTTTGAGTATTGAAGGTGAATCCCACCCTAAGTCTCCAGCcccgtgttggatcctccaaaaacaCACTTACAATGTCGAGTCCTAACAACATAGCTTACAATAGGCTCTAGGGGTCGGGTAGAGGACTAATTGGGTCTTTGTGCCATTCAAAAGTAGATAATGTGATAAACAGCTCTCTCATACAGAAGAGAAATATGGATGTAAGACTAGACACATGGATAATCACTCACCTCAACTTCATCCACGTTGACTCCGTGTTCCTGGAGAATCGATAAAAAGGTTTCGAGGCTATCATCTGATGGCCGATAATGGCCACTGTAAGGTGAAATAGACTGAAGAAAAAGGATGTCAGAGTGTAGCAGAATTCAAGTAAAACATTGTAAACAGCAAGGCAAAAGAGTTCGGTATAACAAGCCTATATGCAAATTATATGGTGTAGAGTACTGGAGTTGCAAGGAAATTGCGAAAGAATTATCACAGACAGCGTTATATAAAGATCATATCCGACAAAGGTAAAGATAATCTACCTGatcaatttgatttttagtaGTTCAGATAAAGATTATGATACTTAAATCAATTTACCTTCACTGTTCCATCCTGTACCACTAGTCTTCCAGCAGCTAAAGCAGCCCCACCAGCCAGAAAACTGGAATGATGAAACATTCCTTTCTTTTTCTGAAAGACATTACAGAACAGTAAAAAGTTATATTaataaaggaaaacaaaagCAAGAAATTTATGCAGCAACACTATACCACTCACCTCACCAGCATAGAGTCTTTTTGATGTGCTCATCACAAAGATCCATTTTGCCCCATCGGGGCCTTTAGTTGTGTCAAGAAAACTTCCGGTTAGCTTATGCAGTATTTGCCCGCCAGCAATTATGTACTCATAATGTTGTCTTTCTTGCTGATTATAAAAAGATTAAGAAGGAACAATCAGGAGTTGTGTCCTAATATCAGGTAATGGGACATGCATAACAAGGAATCAAGTTAGATCGTGTATGACGGAGCTGTTGGTGCAAGTATTTTCGTGGACATATGTCTGTTGCAGTGCGTGATTGATGCTAAACTACATGATATGTAGATCATAAGTAACAAAAGATTCAGCACATACAGGTCCAAGATACTTGATGCATTGTTTCTGAAGCTTAGCTCTTGGACATTCTTTGAGATCAACCTTTCTGCCATCTCCAAGATCCAACCTGCACATACCTAGTCATTCTAAGCTACCCAGACTAAAGCTTATAACGTTTAACTGGTATCACATGCATTGTCTCAAATGTAAATCTTCAGGTCATCAAAGTCTATGTTGTTGGCTTTGACGACCTGAAGATTTACATTTGAGACAATGCATGTGATACCAGTTTCAGCATTCAGCTTCCTTACCAAAAGAAGAAGGGCTGGCCAGCATCAGTTTTACACCATTCTTCATAATAGATATGCATGTTATGTCCATATCGATGGCGTGGATCAATCTACAGTTACCACAACACATAGATCAAATATCGtatatatttcattaataatgAAATTGAATAAAGCAAGAGCGGACACCAGAGTAAAAAGGACAGACTCACAGCCTCAATCCAGTGTTGAAAAGCTAATATCTGAGCTTCAGCATCTTTGGATAGACCTTTACCAACCTGACCAGAATGTATATATAGTTAATACTTGTTTGGTTTTTTCAGATGCGAAAAATAATCCCGGTATAAAATTTTGCATTACAACTACAATGTTAATTCTCCGGCATAAATTTTTAGattactacaacaacaacaacatactcggTGTAATCCCACCCGTGGGGTTCTCGAATTGTTTTGTTTGTAGCATAGAATAATCAGTGACGTACGCAAGATTTTTCATAAGTGGTgtcactttttaaaataaatataattaattatattaaaaaattaagattttttttagcatttttatgTGTAGCGAAATatatttagattaaaaaatttaaccaagAAAGAAAAAGGTGGTATTGAGGTTCAAACACCCAACGTCAAACCAGAAGTGAAGTACCCTGACCAACTGAGCTAAGCTCATATTTGGTTTAAGGAGTGTCACTTTATTGtatttgttctttattttcAGTTTGCTTTCCagttatttataattatttttaaaaaaatttcaactaagTCGTGTCACGTGACACACCTTCGCCTAAGGTAAATCCACCCCTGAGAATAATTCCACACAACTATAGCTGCAAAACTTTAGGTGGGCACTATGCTAAGTACTACACAAAATAAAGAGTGGAATACGAAAGATCACCTAACATGACAAAAACAGCTTTAAATTATGGGACCTTGTGCTAGTTCTAGTAATTTAAAAGAAAGGCAAATTATATTACTATAAAAAACAATGAATAGTATAATACTTAAGgtcttttaataattttcaatttatatgaacTAGAACTTGTACAACTATACAAATAGGAAAACTAATCCCTGAGCTTGGTATCGAGATCTCTGCATAATTTAGCCTATAGTTTACTATCAATCATCTACaaagtaaaacataaataatactTCTTCTGTCTTAAATTATCTGTCGTGATTTCTAAAGATAGttatctcaaattattttttattctagaAGTTCAATATCTATCTTGatttctaaaaatagttatctcaaattattttttcgtTTTAGAAGCTTAATACAAGATTATCCTATTTTACCCTTAGTAGCAATTATTATTGAAGACAACCAATGCCTCAATTATGTTGATCTTATGGTTGTTCAATTATAGTGATggtactaaaataaaattacgaCAGATACTTTGAGACTGAGAATACCTTAGAAGCATTTAAGCCGACGCGATTCCACCGTGAAACCGCCGTCTCCGGCTTCGAGTAATCGAAGAATGAAATTGTACTGTGATTCAACCGAGCATAATCTATTGCTTGCCACCTTCATACAAATAACAGAGTTAATTTAACTAAtctttaaagttgaattaaacTAAATCGagtttaaaaattcaacaaaattacaaaaaaaaaatattactataagaTGCAATTTCTTTCAcgttaatataaaaaatgaattatatttgattaaagtaaattattaaaactCGTACCAAAGCTCTTCAGCTACCACAGCAGAGTCAGCTAACATACGCCGTGTACGATAACTCCGATAAACTTTCTGCAATCTCTTCGCGGCATTCGACGGCGTCTTTTCAACGTACTCAGAAAAATCACATTCCCGGCCTCCATTTTCAGATACAGAAGGAGACGCCGGAAACGAAACCATACCGTTTTCACATTCTACACCAGCAGAAACCGGCGAACCAAATCCTTCGAGTCCCGGCATGTCGTCGGAGCTCCGAAAATCGGGAATACGGAGCTCCGTCAGTTTACAAGCCGACATGTCAATGAGTTTTCTATACGGAGGAATAGAACTAACCTGAGAGGAAGAGTTGTTGAGATCAAAATTTGACACGCCGGTAGTTTCGACGTCCATTGAGAGAGATTCGGTCAAATAACTGCTTCTGCTCTACAAAAGGCCTTGAGATTCGGACAACGAACGAAGTCCAgtgagttttagagagagaaagttgtagagagagaaatagtCGCCGGAGAATGAAATGAGTGAGACGGagtttgtgtatatatatatatatagactgCGTTTTTTCGCCGGTAAGTCCACTTGTCAAATTTTTTGGGACGAAACAATTTATgagatactccctccgtccctttttagttgtccactttagaaatggcacacagattaaggcaacaatgattagcacagtgaagttacaattttacccttatgacaacttttcacttcaaaattacaaccacttatttgaattcaagtgaaataaattggagggaaacaacatacacttttacaattttcaagaagtgtaaataagggtataatagaaaaaaatttgttgtccttttttgatttgtcaaaatggacaactaaatagggacaactaaaaaagaaaatatggacaaataaatagggacggagggagtataaattCCACGCGCTCGAGTatgaaaatagaagagttataCTCGCCCGTACGGACTTTGAATAAAGAGCTGTTTTGATTATTCCACTACTAAACTTTTGGCAGttgacattaaaaaaaaaaaaaaagttatcacactttaaaaacatatttcaatttttttttcgagtttcatattttaattatttattatactcTTCTTTGTATTGAAACATACAATGATGCTAGTTAGCTAAATATGTGTTTCAGATTGACATTAGGTGCGTGGAGGCTAACTTAATATCGAGGTGTGTTTTAATATAAAAGGAAGTAATATAGTAGCTAATATATGTAACACATATTGGGCTAACATAtctaacttcttcttttttacgCAAGTTTTATATCTTAATGATTCATCGTATTAGTTTATCTAAATTAtcatcttctttgtattaaaacaCACAATGATGCTAGTTAATTAAATATGTGTTTCAGATCGACACTAAGCGCATGGAGGCGTGTCTTAATACAAAAGGGAGTAATAACTAATGTATGAAACTCCGAAAGAAGTAGATTGCTATCGGTGTTTTTTGTTATTAACTCCAAAAGTGTGCATTCTAAAGAGTTAGTGTTTTTAAACCTGTTAATCCtttcaatataatatatgtGGTACGATTTTATTAGTTAtggaatttaaaaataaaaatatttataatttatgatttaaaaagAATGTTAGATATTAATATGACTATAACTTATCTTATTATGTGTAAGATcaaagaattttaaattttaacttatttttaactataaaaacaagacattttttttgtaacaaaagAAATTGATATTATAAATTTGAAGGATATATCAATTCAACTTTTAAACGAATTACATTATTGGACAATAAACTAGCTTGAGTTAATAATAAATGATCattaattcatatatacaattaaataaGTCATATTTTTATAGACTAATTTTATCATTCGGAAAAATGGTGCGTCAATAATTGTTGCTCAAAGTCAAGTCTCATCCACATGTCTTGATTGTACGTGGTCTATTGTAGTTTCATAATTTGGACTTGAATAGGTTGTGTAGGTCCATATATCATGAAAATagatatatatctttttaataattagttgattcttTTATCAAATAGAGTGATTTAAGGTTTTTCCAAAACACTTACATTTCTAtcaaaaaaatacaattcattTGGCAACATCAAAATCCTTAGAATGTATAAATGTAGAATTCAGTCTAGATCATAGGTAGTGAATAATTCTTTGTATGTATTTAATATATCATTGATATTACTAGAGCATTGACTAATTAGAATTGTGGTGagatgaatataatttttttattcttaattaaagGTTTTATGTTCGAGTCCTGAGAATGAAAGTGTTTTCACCATCAAAGGATGTTGTGTTGTGGATGAGGCTACTCCTCCCTTGACTAGAGATCTTGAGTTCAAACTCTGGGTATGACTAAATCATTAGTAAGAAGCGTTCCCCCAAATAGAGCTTTACATGATGAGAATTTGAAATAGTCGGGTTTCAATGTGGTTATCGGACATCgaacgaaaaataaaaataaaaagtaaaatggcTCTTCTTTAAATGAACCTTACACGATGCGAATTTATATTAATCGAGATCtaaggaaaggaaaaaaattgaaactagaATGGTACATCTAAAGAGTAAAGAGCTATTGACTTTGATATTCTCCTACTTTTTTGTTGcttgtatttttcttctttttgtctcaTTTCTTTACTTTCAATCCTAGAGtgttatttttgatttttttaaagtagaAGCTTCGATAATACCCTTATGTGCATTTAAAGAAAGCACTCAAAGTCTATTTTGCACTTTTTGTCTAagattttaaatcaataattccactactatatatataattcattatTTCTTCTATATAACCTTAATACCCTATGATGTGTATGTactttaaaaaatcaaactaatgtataatttttatcaacaaaaaaaagtagtagTAATAGTAGTTAGGTACAATAACTTTGCACTCAATTTGTGGAGGCACAATCAACAAAGTAAActgaaaattatgaaatttcagGTACAGATTTTAAcagagataaaagaaaaataaaaaattatctcttCACATTAGTCCAAGTCTTAATGAATAGAATTATCTAATACACATCCTAATTGAAAGTAGCATATTTTCATACAATTACATTGAAAAGCTTGCAAACTGATCCGAACACCATAATTATAGGTGCATCGTGTGAGTGAATGTCATAATTATAGGTGCATCGTGTGAGTTACGTCCTTCTAAGAACTCATGAAATGGAAGTTACATTACTCattcatttattattaattaatgtataacTTATATTCGAACCAAACGATCCGTAGTTTATCCAATTATATTGCCAAACTCAGAAGTAGTCTTCACGCCCTTTAGTATGCGCGTCTATTATTAGCTTGAAATTTAAGAGAACAATATAGTAACATTAaaagataatataataatacaaaaatccaaaaaaattccaataatataataacaaaataattgacCCAACAAGTTCCAAGTCGTTCTTTTCCCCTCTGATATTTTGTACTCGTTTTAAaatttgactaatttagatACACgttaaaaaatcttattttagaaaataaaacacTTCTTATCAGAGATGACTTTACATCCAAAACTCAAATctgaaatttataattaaaaataatcgaTTGCGTACTTAGTCCTTACTACTTATTACAATTTTCAATGGTCAAGTAATCTtttgttacatatatataatcacaaaAAATCAGCATCTAAGGATTTGCTCGTGTGATCAATAAAATGGTTGAGAGTCGTGagatttataattcaaatatattcttTGAAATTAATCGAGATACATAAAAATTGATCCGAACGGAGCgatcatccaaaaaaaataaaaatgacaatgctacttttccactctataTTGTCTTGGTCAAGCTTGCTGGAAAATGATGTTTTTGATTTCTACGTTGCATGGGTCAATTTTAAATCTATTGTAtgtaatttcattttcattttcaatttttttttggttggtaAATATTTAATACAGTAGCCAGAGTAgaccaatttttttcttacctaatttcaacttttgattttttttttaatgatttaataggtcatgaatataataatttcaattcCAATTTGGAGACAAAATTGTGATAACGATATCAaatacttattattattgttttgccAATGAGCAACTCGTGATACTATTATAATGTCAAGCAAAACAAATAAAGAACATTTAcgtattatttttctaagacaAAGTTGTAATAttagacatttaaatttttcaagtttcaactgcCCATTAAAATAATTTCCATTAGTACTCATGTTAAATCAATtgatcatttttctttcttattaactatataatatatgtaaaacaagattaaaaaatggTTTGTTGACTCTATTGACCTAGCAAACAATAATAGAGAAGCTCACTTCTTTGACTACCATGTCAAACAATTAGATTCATTTGACTAGGTGCAATTTAGAGGGTCATGCTTCTTaggttttttccttttctatccGATGTTCAATATTCGTATTGATATTTCTATCAATCTACACCACGTATGATCCATTAAAGAAGAAGGTgcttattataaaaaaaatttttatataaaacttAAACACAAAACTTTTGATTAAGTATAAAAAGAAATGTCATGCATAATATTGACAAAGCattctatttatattatttttcagaCATCTAGTTGATTTTAATGAGCATAAAACCAGGCGAAGAGTCTAATTACATCTCGTAATATTTAAATTCACTATCTGATTAACTAATTTGAATCAAGTAGTAGATTGTCTTAGAGGAGTTATAAACGGTTCCCTACTAACAAATATACCATTTTTAAGGGCTTGATTTCTAGAACTCTGAGTACGGTGAAGGGATTtcaatcattattattatatatgtaaaacTACTTGTTATCAAAGACAGAATAATGATTTCactttttaagaatttttgcaacgactttaaattaatatataatactaaCTAAATTTACAAATGCATATTTATAAtacttaaaagaaaatttaatatattatatataaaatatcttgATAAAAACTACTAAATTCACATGAATCTATAAGTAGTATTATAATCCTTTGATTGATATTGTTAGTTACctaactttaattaattttgtagaCTTGAATTGGATATGCAATTCTTATTGGGTGTGTTTAATATATAGTAGGCAACATGGTCCCTCAATGGCAACAAATACTCAAGTAGGGACCAAATTAGAGTgcataaattttgaattgaattgcatACCGACAATTataaggtttggtaagaaaaaTGTTTAATTGAA
It encodes the following:
- the LOC125871246 gene encoding IQ domain-containing protein IQM3-like, yielding MDVETTGVSNFDLNNSSSQVSSIPPYRKLIDMSACKLTELRIPDFRSSDDMPGLEGFGSPVSAGVECENGMVSFPASPSVSENGGRECDFSEYVEKTPSNAAKRLQKVYRSYRTRRMLADSAVVAEELWWQAIDYARLNHSTISFFDYSKPETAVSRWNRVGLNASKVGKGLSKDAEAQILAFQHWIEAIDPRHRYGHNMHIYYEEWCKTDAGQPFFFWLDLGDGRKVDLKECPRAKLQKQCIKYLGPQERQHYEYIIAGGQILHKLTGSFLDTTKGPDGAKWIFVMSTSKRLYAGEKKKGMFHHSSFLAGGAALAAGRLVVQDGTVKSISPYSGHYRPSDDSLETFLSILQEHGVNVDEVEIKKANEDYDTSGDVNVNVKSVDKRPPKLSTPPQAVKEEKKESIGSPQAATSCYQRTLSGGLHSPRTEVPKTAILERINSKKSSRSYQLGHQLSRVWSTGAGPRIGCIADYPAELRWQALELTNVSPKPSPSSTPRPLDALCSPTCSSPVFNNVLVKSS